The window GAGCGTATTAATAAAAACTAAATATTTACTCTTTGTAAAAAACATTACTAACGCCGATAAAAGTGTTGTACAGTAACATTAAGTTGCATTATGATTACTGAAGGTAACAGAAAAATATATGGCAGTGATGCGAATCGCGCCTAGACTTTTCTCAATTTCGTAATGATGTTATAAAAGGATGTATTTCATGGCTTACTCACTCTCCAAACCTTTAACTTTCGCCGCTTTCATGGCACTAGGTCTCGCAGGCTGTAACAATAGCAGTGAGACGGCCGCTGATGCTACGCCAGCAGATGGCGCGACCACCGAGGCAGCTGCCAACGCTAATGGCACGCTACAAAAAATCAAAGACTCCGGCACCATTGTTGTCGGTTATCGTGACTCCTCTATTCCGTTTTCTTATATCGCTGACGATCCCAATCAGCCTATGGGCTATGCGCACGATTTAGAAATGAAAGTGGTTGAAGCCGTTAAACAAAAGTTAAATATGCCAGATCTGAACGTTCGTTATAACCTGATTACCTCGCAAACCCGTATCCCCTTAGTACAAAACGGTACCGTAGATTTTGAGTGTGGTTCGACTACTAATAACGTAGAACGCCAAAAACAAGTGGCTTTCTCGAACGGATTTTTTGAGATTGGTACGCGTCTATTGACCAAAGTAGACTCCGGTATCAATGACTTTGAAGACCTAAAAGGTAAAAATCTAGTTACGACAGCGGGTACCACCTCAGAGCGTTATATTCGTCAATACAACGACGAGAACAAGATGGATATCGATATCATCTCGGCAAAAGATCATGGTGAAGGCTTCTTGATGTTAGAGAAAGGTCGCGCTGCTGCCTTTATGATGGATGATGTCTTGCTTGCTGGCGAAAAAGCCAAAGCGAAAAATCCTGATGAATGGGTCATTGTAGGTGAACCGCAATCGTTTGAGATTTATGGCTGTATGATGCGTAAAAATGATCCTGAATTTAAGGCCGTTGTCGACGAAGCGCTCGCTAATGTCTTTAGTTCAGGCGATATCAATAGCATTTATGACAAGTGGTTCTTAAATCCAATTCCACCTAAGAATGTCAATATGAACTTTGAGATGTCAGACAACTTAAAAACACTCCTTGCTGCTCCACACGATAGTGCCGAGCCTAAAGCAGCTGTTGCTCAGTAACGGTATTTTGTCCCTCAATATAGCTCGCTCATGCGTCTAGGCAAGTGTTTAAAATTGACCTGACGTATGAGCCTATCAATCGCTGCTCGGAGAGACAATAATGAACTATAGCTGGAACTGGGGTGTGCTGTTCGAGCATACCGGCATCGGTAATGAGCTGTATATTCACTGGATGATTACAGGTCTTGGCTGGCTGCTATTGATCGGTAGTATCGCGTGGGCAATCGCTATGGTCATTGGTACCATTTTTGGTATCATGCGCACCTTACCGAACAAATTTGCCCGCGGTATCGGTACCGCTTATGTGACATTTTTTCGTAATATTCCTCTGCTCGTTCAGCTATTCTTTTGGTTTTATATCGCCCCTGGCTGGTTGACGCCTGCCGTACAAGACTGGTGGTATAAGGAATTGTCTCCAAATACTTCAGCTATGCTTTCAGCGAGTATAGGCTTAGGTCTATTTACCGCTGCGCGTATCGTCGAGCAGGTGCGTACCGGCATTGAATCGCTACCTGAAGGACAAATCAATGCAGCTTACGCCTTAGGTTTTAGTATTCCACAAGCTTATAAAGAAGTACTGCTGCCGCAAGCCTTCCGTATTATTCTACCGCCACTTAGCTCTGAGCTGACCAACTGCTTTAAAAACGCATCGGTAGCTTCTCTAGTGGGGGTGATGGAGCTGATTAGCCAAACCAAAACCATCAGCGAGTATACCCAAAATAGCATTGAGATTTATACTTATGCGACCATCATTTATTTGGTGTTTAATCTGTCGCTAATTGCCATTATGGGGCTGATTGAGCGCAAACTACGCGTACCAGGGCTTATTGCAGGGGGTCAGAAATGAATATGATGACCGAACTTACCACGGCCTATCCAGGCTTGATGGGCGGTATGCTAACCACCATGAAGGTGCTGTTTTTAGCTATTCTTGGTGGTATTAGTTTAGGAACGGTGCTGGCGTTGATGCGCCTATCTGGTATCAAAGCATTAGAGATACCAGCCAAATTATACGTCAATTATTTCCGATCAGTACCCTTGCTACTGGTGCTGCTATGGTTTTACTTTGCCGTACCGATGATTTAC of the Psychrobacter sp. LV10R520-6 genome contains:
- a CDS encoding glutamate/aspartate ABC transporter substrate-binding protein, which gives rise to MAYSLSKPLTFAAFMALGLAGCNNSSETAADATPADGATTEAAANANGTLQKIKDSGTIVVGYRDSSIPFSYIADDPNQPMGYAHDLEMKVVEAVKQKLNMPDLNVRYNLITSQTRIPLVQNGTVDFECGSTTNNVERQKQVAFSNGFFEIGTRLLTKVDSGINDFEDLKGKNLVTTAGTTSERYIRQYNDENKMDIDIISAKDHGEGFLMLEKGRAAAFMMDDVLLAGEKAKAKNPDEWVIVGEPQSFEIYGCMMRKNDPEFKAVVDEALANVFSSGDINSIYDKWFLNPIPPKNVNMNFEMSDNLKTLLAAPHDSAEPKAAVAQ
- a CDS encoding amino acid ABC transporter permease, with amino-acid sequence MNYSWNWGVLFEHTGIGNELYIHWMITGLGWLLLIGSIAWAIAMVIGTIFGIMRTLPNKFARGIGTAYVTFFRNIPLLVQLFFWFYIAPGWLTPAVQDWWYKELSPNTSAMLSASIGLGLFTAARIVEQVRTGIESLPEGQINAAYALGFSIPQAYKEVLLPQAFRIILPPLSSELTNCFKNASVASLVGVMELISQTKTISEYTQNSIEIYTYATIIYLVFNLSLIAIMGLIERKLRVPGLIAGGQK